The following nucleotide sequence is from Gallaecimonas pentaromativorans.
CAGCATGGGCGGCCTGGATCTTTCCCCCATGGTATTGCTGCTGGGCCTGTACTTTATTCGCATCTTGCTGACCGATCTCACCGGCATCGGTTTTTAATGAGCGCATTTGAATGGCAGGACCAAGATTTGGTCCTGCATCTTTATGTGCAGCCCAAAGCCAGCCGCGACAGCTTTGCCGGCCTGCACGGCGATGAGCTGAAACTGGCCATCACCGCCCCGCCGGTGGATGGCAAAGCCAATGAACACATCCGCAAATACCTCGCCAAACAGTGCCGCATCGCCAAAAGCCAGGTGCTGATTGAAAAGGGTGGGCTGGGGCGCCACAAGAAGGTGCGACTTTGCGGCCCGTTAACGCCGCCCCCCGACTGGGACTGGCTCACCGGCTAAACTGTGCCCAAGCCCACCACCGACTTGGCATCCCATGAATTACCGCCCGCTGCTGCTGTTATTGCTGAGTTTTTGCCTGCATGCCGAGCAAAAGCAGGACTTTGGCCCCTACAGCGTGCATTACCAGGCGCTGCCCACCACCTTTCTGACCCCGGTCATCGCCGGCCAATACCAAATCCGGCGTAGCCGCTATGAAGGGCTGGTTACCGTCACGGTACTTGATAGCCGCCACGGCAACAGGGCGATAAGGGCCGTGCTGGACGGCACCGCCACCAACAGGGTGGGCAACCAGAGACGGTTGTCTTTTCGGGAAGTGATTGAAGGGGACGCCATCTATTACCTGGCAACCCTGCCGGTCAGCCACCAGGAACATTTTGTCTTTGCCATTACCCTACGCCCTGCCGGTGGCCCGCCCCTGGCGCTACGTTTTGACCACCGTTTCTACACCGACTGATGTGCTACACTAGCGCCCCGAATTTTGGAGGTGCCATGAGTAAGATTGTCCTGGCTACCGGCAACGCCGGTAAGGTGCGCGAGCTGGACGCCATGTTGGCGCCGCTTAAATTGCACGTTGTCGCCCAGAGCGAATTCGATGTGCCGGAAGTAGCCGAAACCGGCACCACCTTCGTGGAAAACGCCATCATCAAAGCCCGCCATGCCGCCCGCATTACCGGCCTGCCGGCCATTGCCGACGATTCGGGCCTGGTGGTGGATGCCCTTGGCGGGGCGCCGGGGATTTACTCGGCCCGCTACAGCGGCGAAGGCGCTACCGACGCCAAGAACATCGACAAACTGCTGGCCGAGCTGCAAGACGTGCCGATGGATGCCCGCAGCGCCCGCTTTATCTGCTGCCTGGTGTACCTGCGCCACGCCGACGATCCCACCCCCATCATCTGCGAAGGGGCCTGGGAAGGGCGTATCGCCCGGGAAGCCTTTGGCGAAGGCGGCTTTGGTTACGATCCGGTGTTTTATGTACCGGCCCTGGCCAAAACCGCCGCCGAGCTCAGCAAGGAAGAGAAAAACGCCGTCAGCCACCGGGGCCAGGCCCTCAAGGCGCTGCTGGCCAAGCTGGGGGAATAAGGTGACGCTGCCGCCACTCTCGCTCTATATCCATATTCCCTGGTGCGTGGAAAAGTGCCCCTATTGCGACTTTAACTCCCACGCCATCAAGGGCGGCATTCCCGAAGCCGAGTACGTGGACGCCCTGCTGGCTGACTTAGAGGCCGATCTGCCCCTGGCCGGCGGCCGCACCTTAACAAGCATTTTCATTGGCGGCGGCACCCCCAGCGTGTTCTCGACCGAGGCCATAGCCCGGCTGCTGGCCGGGGTGAAAGCCCGCATTCCCTTTAGCGGCGATATCGAGATCACCTTCGAGGCCAACCCCGGCACCGTGGAAGCGGATAAATTCAAGGGCTTTGCCGAAGGCGGCGTCAACCGCCTGTCAATTGGCGTGCAAAGCCTACAGCAGGACAAACTCAACCTGCTGGGGCGCATTCATGGCCCGGGTGAAGCCCTGCGCGCCGCGGCTCTCGCCGCCGATTGCGGGGTGAGAAGCTTTAACCTCGACTTGATGCACGGTCTGCCCAATCAGCGCCAGCAAGATGCCCTGGACGACCTTCGCCAGGCCATTGCCTGCAACCCGGCGCACCTGTCCTGGTACCAGCTGACCATCGAGCCCAACACCCTTTTTGCCAGTAAGCCGCCGGTACTGCCCGACGACGACACCCTTTGGGCCATCCAAGAAGCTGGCCACGAGTTGCTGCTGGCGGCGGGGTATCGCCAATATGAGATCTCCGCCTACGCCAAGCCCGGCTTTGAGGCCCGCCATAACCTCAACTACTGGCGGTTTGGCGACTACCTCGGCATTGGCTGCGGCGCCCACGGCAAGCTCACGCAAGCAGACGGCCGCATCCTTCGCACCGTCAAGGTACGCCACCCCAAGGGCTACCTGGACCCAAGCCGCTCCTTTATGGACCAACTGCTGGCGGTAGAGGCAGACGAGCTGCCGTTCGAGTTCTTTATGAACCGGCTGCGGCTCTTTGAAGACGTGCCCAAGGCCGACTTTACCCATCGCACCGGCCTGCCGCTGGCCCTTGCCCAGCAGCAACTGGCCGATGCCTTTGCCAAAGGCCTGATGGTGGAAAATGCCAGCCACTGGCAGGTCACCGAACAGGGGCATCGCTACCTTAACCAGCTGCTTGCCTCATTTTTGTAACCTTTCATAACCAGCAGCCGACAAAAAAATCGCCATTGGGTTAACATTGCCGCTCTTTGAAGCCCTAGCCCTGGAGAACCCATGGTGTTTCGTTCCGGTATCCTGGCCGCCGTGCTGGCTGCGTCGCTATCCGCCTGCACCCAAATGCCCCATAACCACACTAAGGTGCCAGAATCCGAGCTAAGCCAGGCCCAGCTACACGAACGGGCCCAAGCCTTGTTCCAGGCCTACTTTGATGCCGAAGTAGCGGCCAGCCCCATGTGGCAGACCGAACTGGGTATGGACACCAACAAGGGCAAATGGGACGACATATCCGACCGCGCCGAAGAAGACAAAGTGGCCAGGGCCCAACTGATGCTGCAACGGCTTGACCAGTTGGACAGCAATCGCCTCTCCCCCCAGGACCAGCTCAGTTGGACCCTGTTGACCCAGCAGCTGCAAAGCACCATCGAAGGCTTCAAGTGGCGCCATTACGACTACCCGGTCAACCAGATGTATGGCTGGCACAGCGAGCCGGCGGCGTTTCTTATCAATAGCCAGCAGATAAACAGCAATGACGATGCCTGGGCCTATATTCGCAGGCTAAGGGCGATGCCGGATCTGTTCCGCCAACTGGAGAACAACCTCAGGGTACGGGCCGATGAGGGGATCATCGCGCCGGCCTTTGTGTTTGAGCACGTAAAAAGTGATATCGCCAATCTCACCCGTGGCTACCCCTTCGAGACCGGCCAGCCGGACAACCCGCTGATGGCCGATTTTCGGGCCAAGGTAGCCAAGGTTGCCGGGCTCAACCAATACCGCCTGAACGCCGAGGCCGCCGATGCCCTGCGCACCAAGGTTGGCCCGGCCTATCGCCGTTTGCTGAGCACCATCGACAAGCTGGAAAAGCGGGCCGACGATAACGATGGCGCCTGGAAATTCCCCCAGGGCGACGCCTTCTACCAGTGGCGCCTCAAGGAAATCACCACCACCGACCTCAGCGCCACACAAATTCACCAACTGGGGCTCGCGCAGGTCAAGCGTATCCAAAAGGAGATGCTGGCCATCAAGAACCAGGTGGGTTTTAAAGGAGACTTGCAGGCCTTCTTTGAATACATGCGTAGCAGCCCGCAGTTTTTCTACCCCAATACCGAGCAGGGCCGGGCCCGGTACCTAACAGAAGCCACCGCCCTGATTGACGACATGAAAGCCCGCCTGCCGAAGCTTTTCACCCTGATGCCCAAAGCCGAGCTGGATGTAAAAGCGGTGGAGCCGTTTCGGGAAAAATCCGCCGGCAAGGCCTTTTACCAAGGGCCGGCCCCCGACGGCTCCCGGCCCGGGCGCTATTACGTCAACCTCTACAACATGAAAGACATGCCGGTCTATCAAATGGCGGCCCTGGCCTACCATGAGGGCATTCCCGGCCACCACATGCAAATCGCCATCGCCCAAGAGCTCAAAGACATTCCCATGTTCCGCCGTTACGGCCACTACACCGCCTATATCGAGGGTTGGGGCCTCTACGCCGAAGAACTCCCCAAGGAGATTGGCCTTTACCAGGACCCTTACAGCGACTTTGGCCGCTTGGCCATGGAGCTGTGGCGCGCCTGCCGGCTGGTGGTGGATACCGGCATCCATGCCCAGCACTGGACGCGCCAGCAAGCCATTGATTATCTTCTGGCCAACACCCCCAACCCCAAGGGCGATGTGGTCAAGGCCACCGAGCGCTATATCGTGATGCCGGGCCAGGCTACCGCCTACATGGTGGGTAAACTCAAAATCATGGCGTTAAGGGAAGAAGCTCAAAAAGCCCTGGGCAAGGATTTTGATATTCGTGCCTTCCACGACCAGCTCCTCGCCAACGGCCCCTTGCCCCTCAATGTGCTGCAAAAGCAGACAGAGGCCTGGATTAAGGCACAAAGCAATTGATTTATCTTGGGAAAGCAATAAGCTCTAAATAGCTGTGCCGAATATTAGATCACCTTGGGCAGCCTACGAAGCCCCTGTTGTCACGAGCTGTGGAGATATAGGGTGGCTCACAATTAGGAACAGTTATTTAGGAAAGTCATTCGTGAAGCAAAATAGGAGTGAAAGTATGCCAGGCTCAGATCAAAATGGTGATGATCCAGACAAAAAGAAAGACAACTCCGGCAAGTAGTTAAGTGCTTTTTGGCATGAGCCTACATCCAGCAAGCGTTATTGAACTTTTCAATAATTGCTCAGTGTTGGTTATTGCTGCCGCTTGGTTAGTTTCCAAAGATGCCAAGCGGCTTGTTGTGCTGATACTTGCCAACTATGCAATCTGGTACGTCATGAGATTTACACTGACTCATTTCGATGGGAGTGTGTTTGTATATAATCTGGGAAACTCGTATTACCTGCTGCAAGCCGCCAGGGAAGTGGTCATTCTTGCCTTCCTGCTCGATGCCTGGATGCAAAACAAGGCTAGCGCCTTTTGGTGTAAAGCCTACCTCAGCGTGTTGGCCATCTCAGCATCCTGCAATGTGATTATGGCAGCAAATGCCAGTACCGAAGTAGGCCACGCCATAGTAGGCAAAGGTGGTTTTAGAGCCTTTCACTACTACGTAAATCAGGCCATACCCTTGGCTGAAATCCTTATCGCCTGGGGCAGCAGCAATAACGTTATCAGCCGTTTTTTCAAAAGATCCTCCACATCCCCCGTGGAAAACGCCCTTCCGAACGACTCTTCCGGCAAAGCTGATTGACCTTCGCGCCCTGACACCAGACACTAGCCGCTGCGTTTGATTTTGCGGTGTTTGGCTTTTGGAAGACTTCATCAACGGTGACTACCTCAATATTCTGGCTTGCAGTCTGATATTGCTGGCTTTGATAACGGCCAGAAAGGAGCGCCGCCTGCCCCTGGTTATCTTGAGCAACTATGCCGCCTACGGGGTGCTGGCTTGGTTGTCGGATGACTATGAGAACAACGTATTCCTGGGGGACCATGAATTCTACGGGCTTTGGTATCTTATCAACGCGCTGCGGGAAATCGTGATCCTGGCCTTTGTCTTTGAAGGGCTTTTAAAAGCCCAGCAAGGCCGCAAGCCCTACTGGGTGTATTTGGGGGTACTGCTGATCTCTATCTCCGCCAGCCTGCTGCTGGCGCTGTCCGACGTAACCGGCAAGGACTACCTGTGGAGCATCCACCTGCAGGCCATTTACTTGATCCCCTTTGCCGAGGTAGCCGTGTCCTGGTGGGGAAGCGACAATCTTTTCAACCGCCGTTACAGCACCCGGCGCCAACCGGTTCCCATCGAAAAAATCGCCACCAGCTATTAAAAAACGCCGCTTTAAGCGGCGTTTTCGTTATTGCTCGATAACCTCGACCCAGCCGTCGAACTGGGATTTAAAGGCGTTGTCCTGTTTGTCGATGGCCATCAGCTGGCCACACAGGGCATTGGCGTCAGACTTGATGGCGTCGCCCTTGGCGTCGGCCTCGGCTTCAATCTTCTTGGCCTTGCTTTCCAGGTTATCGGCCCAGGCCTGGATGTTTTCCTCAAAGCTGCCGTCGCCGCTGCTCATGGCCTGGCCCAACTGGCTGAACATGTTGCCCATGGACTTTTGCACCGCCCTTTCGATGCGCTTTTCAAAGTCCTTGCCGAGAAAATCGTCGTTGTCTTGGTCCCAGCTGCCGGCCCCGACATACCAGGTGCCGCCCTGCTCATGGAGCTTGCTGTCCAGCTTGACCCGCGCCTCGGCAAGGCCTGCTTCAACTTCATCGGCGGCGTCCGTACCCAGCACGTCTTTGAGTACCCCTGTCGTGACCTCTGCCGCTAAATCCAGGGCTTTTAGCCCCAGGCGAGCGGCGCTTTCGGCGCTGGTGCGAAGGTCGCGATTAAAGCCGTCCAGAGCCTGGCGCTGCTGGGCACTGAGGGACTGGGTTTTACCCCCTATCACCAAGGTGCCGTCCTGGTAACGCATCAGGGTTTTATCTTTGTCGGCAACGGTGAACCCGGATTTATCCAGACGCATGTCGTGGGGCAGGGTCATTTCGCATTTTTCATCCAGGTTCAAATTCATATTGGTTGCCTGGGCCAGCGGCGCCAGCAGCAGCAAAGAAAGGGCGGGGATCAGTGCTTTTTTCATCAGAAGCTCCTTGGCTGATTCTGACTGTGACCAATCAAACTACATGCCAACAGTAAAAACACTGATGAATCAAAAAGATATAAATTCAACTCACTGATCTGGCTGGTGATTTTCACCAGCTTTTGGCGAATTCGCCAAAGGGCGGGTTGGTAAGCTGGTGCCGTGAGAAGGGGACAGGCGAATGGCCTTCGATAGGGCCGCCAACGCCGTGTGAATGAGTTCAATAGCGCAAGGCGCGTAGCGAAGGAAGACAAGACAAGGCGAATTGCCCTGGGAAAGCGCAGTTTACTCTTGTGTAAATGAGCATTGACCAGGGCGATTCAACGCCGTCATGACGAGTGCAGTAGCGCCTTACTCGACGCGCTCGAACATCAGATCCCACACCCCATGCCCCAACCGCTCGCCGCGCGCTTCAAACTTGGTCTTGGGCCTGTGCTCGGGGCGCGGCACGTAGTCGTTGCTGGCGGACTGGTTTTGATAACCCGGCGCCGCGCTCATCACTTCCAGCATGTGCTCGGCGTAGTTTTCCCAGTCGGTGGCCATATGGAATACGCCGCCAATGGCGAGCTTTTTACGTAGGCTCTCGGCAAATTCGAGCTGCACGATGCGGCGCTTGTGGTGGCGCTTTTTGTGCCAAGGGTCGGGGAAAAAGAGCTGCATCCGCGCCAGGCTGGCGTCGGGAATGTTGTCGGCCAGCACCTCCACGGCGTCGTGCTCGAACACCCGCAGGTTGGTGACACCGGCTTCACTGGCCGCCATCAAGCAGGCGCCCACACCGGGCTTGTGCACCTCGATGCCGATAAAGTTGAGCTCGGGGGCAGCCTGGGCCATTTCCACCAGGCTTTTGCCCATACCAAAGCCGATTTCCAGCACCACCGGGTTACTGTTGCCAAAGACCTTGGCAAAATCCAGCAGCCCCATGCCGTGCTCAAGGCCCATGGTGGGCCAGCACTTTTCCAGGGCCTGGGCCTGGCCTTTGGTCAGGCGCCCTTCGCGGCGCACAAAGCTACGTATCTTACGCAGATAAGGCGTATTTTCGGCGTTTTGCTCGGACATCTGCGGCTCCTGTGTTTTGGGGCGGGCATTATCGCTACAATACCGGCCTATTTCCAGACAGAAGATTGCTCATGACCTTTGCTGAGCGGGTGGTCAACTGGTACCACCAACATGGCCGCAAAACCCTGCCCTGGCAGCAGCACAAGACCCCTTATAAGGTATGGGTCTCCGAGATCATGCTGCAACAAACCCAGGTTGCCACCGTTATCCCCTATTTTGAGCGCTTTATGGCGCGTTTTCCCGATGTGGTGGCCCTGGCCGATGCCCCTCAGGACGAAGTGCTGCACCATTGGACCGGCCTTGGCTATTACGCCAGGGCTCGTAACCTGCACAAGGCCGCCCAGCATATTCGCGACCAACATGGCGGCGTGTTCCCGGAGCGCATTGAAGAGGTAGAAGCCCTGCCTGGCGTTGGCCGCTCCACCGCCGGGGCTGTGCTGTCGCTGTCATTGGGGCAAGACCACGCCATTTTGGACGGTAACGTCAAAAGGGTGCTGGCCCGCCACCAGCGTGTAGAAGGTTGGCCCGGCAACAAGAAGGTGCACGATAAGCTGTGGGATATCACCGAAGCGCTCACCCCCAGCAAGGACGTCACCGCCTATAACCAGGCGATGATGGACTTGGGGGCCATGATCTGCACCCGTTCACGGCCCAAGTGCGAGCTGTGCCCGGTGGCCGAAGACTGCGGCGCCTTTATTGTCGGGCGCCAAAGCGACTACCCCGGTAAAAAGCCCAAGAAAACCCTGCCGGTGCGCAGTGCCACCTTCTTGCTGCTCAAAAAAGGCGGGGAAGTATTACTGCAACAACGGCCGCCATCGGGCCTGTGGGGCGGCCTTTACTGCCCGCCAGAGGTGCCACAAGCACAGATTGGCGATTGGTTGGACAGTCGCCAACTGGTGGCCAACCGCCAGCAGCAACTGGCGCTCTTTCGCCATACCTTCAGCCACTTCCACCTGGACATCACCCCCATAGTGCTGGATGTCGAACCTTTGCCCGGCATCATGGAAGCCGGGCAGGGGCTTTGGTATAACTTGGCCCAGCCACCGGCCGTGGGCCTGGCCGCCCCCACCAGCAAGCTTTTGACCCTATTGAAAAACGAGGACAGCCAATGAGCCGCACCGTATTTTGCGCCCATCTGAAACAAGACGCCGAGGGCTTGGATTTCCAACTCTACCCCGGGGAATTGGGCAAGCGCATTTTTGACAACATCTCCAAGGAAGCCTGGGCGGCCTGGCAGAAAAAACAAACCATGCTCATTAACGAAAAGAAACTGAACATGATGGACCCAGAGCACCGCAAGTTCCTGGAAGGGGCCATGACCGACTTTCTTTTCGAGGGTAAAGACCCGCAAATCGAGGGTTACACCCCACCCAAAGCCTGATTTTGCTCAGGCTTTGAGCAAACAGTCTGGAGGGCGCCGAAAAGCCCCTTCAGACTGGTTGACTTGCCTCTCGAAGATCTATTTAATTAGCGCCCGTTGCCTCGATAGCTCAGTTGGTAGAGCAGCGGATTGAAAATCCGCGTGTCGCTGGTTCGATTCCGGCTCGAGGCACCACGAATTGCAAGAAAGATAAGGTTATAGGCCTTGTCTCTGGTCAGAAAATTACGATAAATTGCTGACCTTCAAGCCAGTTTTGGTTGCCGGCTTAGCTCAGTTGGTAGAGCAACTGACTTGTAATCAGTAGGTCGCGGGTTCGACTCCTGCAGCCGGCACCACTTAAAATTTGCCTCGATAGCTCAGTTGGTAGAGCAGCGGATTGAAAATCCGCGTGTCGCTGGTTCGATTCCGGCTCGAGGCACCATTTTAGAAACCCAGCTTCTGCTGGGTTTTCTTTTTTGTCGTCATCGAACAAGTTCGATTGTCAGGCCCATCCCTGGACCTGACCCTTCGGGCCATCGCCAGCGATGTCCCAAAATGCTCCCGGCATTTTGGTCCGGCTCGAGGCACCATAAAAAGAAAAGCCCTGGTCGCAAGACCGGGGCTTTTTGTTATCCGCGCCACAGTGTCGCTGACCTCGGCGGCCCCATTCTATTCCGGCTCGAGGCACCATTTTAGAAACCCAGCTTCGGCTGGGTTTTCTTTTTAGGCCTCGCTCAGGCCTGCCCGACAAACCCCCTTACATTCAGCCTCTTGCTAAAGCCCTGCCCTTTGCGACAATCAGGCCATGTCAAAGGAAGGATGCTTGCATGTATCACAACCATGTTGTCGAGACCCTGCCTGAGGCTAGGCAACTGCCCTGGCAACAGGTCGCGCCGCACTACCCCGCCATGGAGGGTTACCGGATGCTGCTTATAGCGCTGGCCGTGCTGGTGGCGGCCGCCGCAGCGCCGCTGCTGGCAGGGGATAGCGCCATGGCGCTGCTCACCCTGCCGCTGGCGGTGTTGGTGGTGGTACTGGTGGGCTGGCACCGGGTGGAGCTTGCCAAGCGTTTTCGGTATGTGGTGCGTGAACAAGACATCCACAGCGCCGAAGGCATCTTCTGGCAAAAGCACACGGCCTTGAGTTACAGCCGCATCCAGCATATCGCCATCGAGCAGGGCCCTTGGGAGCGCCGCTTCGGGCTGGCCAGACTGCGGCTCTTTTCAGCTGGGTCGTCGTCGGCAGAGCTGGAGCTGCCGGGGCTTGAAGAGGCCCAGGCCCAGCAGCTGCGCCAGTGGCTGCTGGAGAGGATAGGCCCGCAATGACCCATTGGCAGCGGCTCTCTCCCTGGGGTGTGTTTTTCTTCCTGGTGATACAGCTTGGCGCCTGGGCCAGGGCAGTGCCAGCAGTATTTGCTGCCGGGGTTTATGGTGGTGGCGCCAATTGGAGCCGAGTCACCCTGGCAGTGCTCATCCTGGCGCCACTCGCCATGATGGGCAGCGCCCTGGTGAGCTGGTGGCGGTTTTTCTATTTGGTTAAACCTGGGCGCCTGGAGATACGCCAGGGGCTGCTGTTTACCAAACACCTTGAGATCCCGGCCCAGCGGGTGCAGAACATCGAGATAAGCCAGCCCTTTTACTACCGGCCCCTGGGGCTTTACAACCTGACCATTGAAACCGCCGGGGCCAGCGGCCAAGAGGCCAAACTGGCAGCCCTTACCGAGCAGCAGGCCGACGCCATCAAGGCCACCTTGCTGGGCGAAGCTCCAGCCCAGGCTCCCAGCCTTGATACGCCACCGCTATTAACCCGTAGCACCGGCGATTTACTGATTTACGGTTTTTGCCACAACCACCTAACCTGGCTCTTAGTCTTGCTGGCCCCCTTTTATGACAACCTTGGCAAATGGCTTGGCAACCTGCTGAGCGCCGAGGAGCTGCACCTTGGCTGGCGCCTTTACCTGCTGGGCTTTGTGATGCTGGCACTGATATTAACGGTGCTGTCCATGGCGGCGGCCTGGCTTATTTACGCGCCCTACCGCCTGGAACAGCAGGACCAGCGCCTGGTGCAAAGCGGCGGCATCATCACCCATCGGCAACTGGCCATGAAGCGGCGCCGCCTGCAGTGGCTGGTGGCCAGCCAAAGCCTGCTTGACCGGATCTTTGGCCGCTGGGTGTTGACCTTCTACCCAGTAAAAGACGGCAAAGCCGGTAAAGACCCAGGCAAAAGCCAAAAGCTGCTGGCCCCGGCCCTGCGCCCAGGGGAGTTGGCGCCGCTTTTAGCCCTGGGCGGCGCCAAGGCACTGCCCCAGGCGCCCTACAGCCGCCCCTCGCCTTTTTATCTTCGCCGCCTGCTGGTATGGAGCACCCTGCCGCTGCTGGCCGCCACCCTTTCCCTTTGGCATCAATTTGGCGCCCTGGCGGGCCTGCTGTGGCCCCTGGCATGGGCGGCCATCACCATGCATTGGCTGGGCTGCGGTTGGCAGGTCAACGGCAACCGGCTTTGGGTGCGCCGGGGGCTGGTTAATGTCCGGCAATATCTGTTGAAACCGGCCAAGGTGCAGCGGGTGACCCTCAGCCAAAGCCCGGGCCAACGCAGAAGACACCTGGCGAGCCTTAGCATCAGTACCGGCGCTGGTAATCTCAATTTGCCCTGGCTGGCGCTGGACGAGGCCTGTTACCTGCGTGACTGGCTGCTGGCCGAGGCGCAGCAGCAAGCCGATGATTGGCTCTAATCGCCGCCGGGCACCTCGATGATGGCCGGCACCACCCCAAGGTGAGCGCAAAACCGCTCAACATCACTTTTGGCCAGCACCCAGGTGCGGGTAGATACCAGCGGGTGGCATTGAAAGTCCCCGCCCTGCCAAAGCGCTTGGTCAATCCACAGCATCACTTGGCGTTCGCTGTCGTTGACAAGGGCCAGCAGTGACACGGCGCCAGGCTTTACTCTCAGGTATTTTTGCAGACGCTCGGCAGAGGCAAAGCCGAGGCGCGACAAACCGCTGGCCGCCGAGAGCGCTTTAAGATCCACCTTTTTGCTGGCCGGCACCAACAGCAGCACATGCCGGCGGCCATAGTTGTCTCGCAAGAAGAGGTTTTTGATGCGCTGCCCTGGCCGCTTTACGCCTAAGCGCTCTGCTGCCTGACTGTCGTTTAAAGGCGGGTGCTCAAAGGCCTGGTAGCGGATGCCAAGGGCGTTTAGCAGGTCGTTAGGCACACAGGCTCTCCGGCAAAAAGGCCAGCCTAACCGGCCTTGGTAGTCGGCTCAATCCTTATGGCGGCGAGTAAAGGCCTCCATCAGCTCCATGGGCAACGGGAAGATAATGGTGGAATTGTGCTCACCGGAGATCTCGGTGAGGGTTTGCAGGTAACGGAGCTGAATGGCCTGGGGCTGTTTGGACAGCACTTCAGCGGCCTCTTGCAATTTTTTCGACGCTTCCAGCTCGCCGCTGGCGTGGATAACCTTGGCCCTTCTTACCCGCTCAGCCTCGGCCTGGCGGGCAATGGCGCGGATCATCGACTCGTCCAGATCTACGTGTTTTATCTCCACATTGCTGACCTTGATACCCCAGGTGTCAGTGCTGGAATCGAGAATGCGCTGCAAGTGGCTGTTGATGGCCTCACGCTCAGCCAGCATTTCGTCAAGCTCGTGCTGCCCCAGCACCGAGCGCAGCGTGGTTTGGGCCAGTTGGCTGGTAGCTTCGAGGTAATTCTCGACATTGATAATGGCCTTTTGCGGGTCGACCACCCGAAAGTAAATCACTGCATTGACCTTGATGGAGACGTTGTCGCGGGAGATCACGTCCTGGGTGGGCACGTCCATGGTCAGGGTGCGAAGGTCGACTCTTACCACCTGCTGCACGAAGGGCACCACGATGA
It contains:
- the yggU gene encoding DUF167 family protein YggU — its product is MSAFEWQDQDLVLHLYVQPKASRDSFAGLHGDELKLAITAPPVDGKANEHIRKYLAKQCRIAKSQVLIEKGGLGRHKKVRLCGPLTPPPDWDWLTG
- a CDS encoding DUF4426 domain-containing protein yields the protein MNYRPLLLLLLSFCLHAEQKQDFGPYSVHYQALPTTFLTPVIAGQYQIRRSRYEGLVTVTVLDSRHGNRAIRAVLDGTATNRVGNQRRLSFREVIEGDAIYYLATLPVSHQEHFVFAITLRPAGGPPLALRFDHRFYTD
- a CDS encoding XTP/dITP diphosphatase; this translates as MSKIVLATGNAGKVRELDAMLAPLKLHVVAQSEFDVPEVAETGTTFVENAIIKARHAARITGLPAIADDSGLVVDALGGAPGIYSARYSGEGATDAKNIDKLLAELQDVPMDARSARFICCLVYLRHADDPTPIICEGAWEGRIAREAFGEGGFGYDPVFYVPALAKTAAELSKEEKNAVSHRGQALKALLAKLGE
- the hemW gene encoding radical SAM family heme chaperone HemW, with product MPPLSLYIHIPWCVEKCPYCDFNSHAIKGGIPEAEYVDALLADLEADLPLAGGRTLTSIFIGGGTPSVFSTEAIARLLAGVKARIPFSGDIEITFEANPGTVEADKFKGFAEGGVNRLSIGVQSLQQDKLNLLGRIHGPGEALRAAALAADCGVRSFNLDLMHGLPNQRQQDALDDLRQAIACNPAHLSWYQLTIEPNTLFASKPPVLPDDDTLWAIQEAGHELLLAAGYRQYEISAYAKPGFEARHNLNYWRFGDYLGIGCGAHGKLTQADGRILRTVKVRHPKGYLDPSRSFMDQLLAVEADELPFEFFMNRLRLFEDVPKADFTHRTGLPLALAQQQLADAFAKGLMVENASHWQVTEQGHRYLNQLLASFL
- a CDS encoding DUF885 domain-containing protein — its product is MVFRSGILAAVLAASLSACTQMPHNHTKVPESELSQAQLHERAQALFQAYFDAEVAASPMWQTELGMDTNKGKWDDISDRAEEDKVARAQLMLQRLDQLDSNRLSPQDQLSWTLLTQQLQSTIEGFKWRHYDYPVNQMYGWHSEPAAFLINSQQINSNDDAWAYIRRLRAMPDLFRQLENNLRVRADEGIIAPAFVFEHVKSDIANLTRGYPFETGQPDNPLMADFRAKVAKVAGLNQYRLNAEAADALRTKVGPAYRRLLSTIDKLEKRADDNDGAWKFPQGDAFYQWRLKEITTTDLSATQIHQLGLAQVKRIQKEMLAIKNQVGFKGDLQAFFEYMRSSPQFFYPNTEQGRARYLTEATALIDDMKARLPKLFTLMPKAELDVKAVEPFREKSAGKAFYQGPAPDGSRPGRYYVNLYNMKDMPVYQMAALAYHEGIPGHHMQIAIAQELKDIPMFRRYGHYTAYIEGWGLYAEELPKEIGLYQDPYSDFGRLAMELWRACRLVVDTGIHAQHWTRQQAIDYLLANTPNPKGDVVKATERYIVMPGQATAYMVGKLKIMALREEAQKALGKDFDIRAFHDQLLANGPLPLNVLQKQTEAWIKAQSN
- a CDS encoding DUF2884 family protein gives rise to the protein MKKALIPALSLLLLAPLAQATNMNLNLDEKCEMTLPHDMRLDKSGFTVADKDKTLMRYQDGTLVIGGKTQSLSAQQRQALDGFNRDLRTSAESAARLGLKALDLAAEVTTGVLKDVLGTDAADEVEAGLAEARVKLDSKLHEQGGTWYVGAGSWDQDNDDFLGKDFEKRIERAVQKSMGNMFSQLGQAMSSGDGSFEENIQAWADNLESKAKKIEAEADAKGDAIKSDANALCGQLMAIDKQDNAFKSQFDGWVEVIEQ
- the trmB gene encoding tRNA (guanosine(46)-N7)-methyltransferase TrmB; this translates as MSEQNAENTPYLRKIRSFVRREGRLTKGQAQALEKCWPTMGLEHGMGLLDFAKVFGNSNPVVLEIGFGMGKSLVEMAQAAPELNFIGIEVHKPGVGACLMAASEAGVTNLRVFEHDAVEVLADNIPDASLARMQLFFPDPWHKKRHHKRRIVQLEFAESLRKKLAIGGVFHMATDWENYAEHMLEVMSAAPGYQNQSASNDYVPRPEHRPKTKFEARGERLGHGVWDLMFERVE
- the mutY gene encoding A/G-specific adenine glycosylase, with the protein product MTFAERVVNWYHQHGRKTLPWQQHKTPYKVWVSEIMLQQTQVATVIPYFERFMARFPDVVALADAPQDEVLHHWTGLGYYARARNLHKAAQHIRDQHGGVFPERIEEVEALPGVGRSTAGAVLSLSLGQDHAILDGNVKRVLARHQRVEGWPGNKKVHDKLWDITEALTPSKDVTAYNQAMMDLGAMICTRSRPKCELCPVAEDCGAFIVGRQSDYPGKKPKKTLPVRSATFLLLKKGGEVLLQQRPPSGLWGGLYCPPEVPQAQIGDWLDSRQLVANRQQQLALFRHTFSHFHLDITPIVLDVEPLPGIMEAGQGLWYNLAQPPAVGLAAPTSKLLTLLKNEDSQ
- a CDS encoding oxidative damage protection protein — protein: MSRTVFCAHLKQDAEGLDFQLYPGELGKRIFDNISKEAWAAWQKKQTMLINEKKLNMMDPEHRKFLEGAMTDFLFEGKDPQIEGYTPPKA